A single region of the Sphingobium sp. TKS genome encodes:
- a CDS encoding NAD(P)-dependent oxidoreductase, protein MAKIAFIGLGVMGGPIAGHLAKAGHQLTVYNRSIGKAKRWAEAYGGEVAINPAKAAEDAEIVISCVGTDDDLSQITLGRDGAFRSMKPGGLFIDHTTVSARIARQLFVEGESRGLHCVDAPVTGGQAGAEKGRLAVMCGGSEPAVAAAKIVMQAYAPRIVHVGRAGAGQTAKMVNQICIAGVVQSLAEALRFAQAAELDLDKVFDAISGGAAQSWQMDNYWKTMAADSFDFGFAVDWMRKDLGLALEEARANGATLPVTALIDQFYADVQAMGGHRQDTSAIVRRITRA, encoded by the coding sequence ATGGCTAAAATCGCGTTTATCGGCCTGGGCGTCATGGGCGGCCCGATTGCGGGGCATCTGGCGAAAGCAGGGCATCAGCTTACCGTCTACAACCGCTCCATCGGCAAGGCGAAGCGCTGGGCGGAGGCCTATGGCGGCGAAGTCGCGATCAACCCGGCCAAGGCGGCGGAGGATGCGGAGATCGTCATCAGTTGCGTCGGCACCGACGATGATCTCAGTCAGATCACGTTGGGCCGCGACGGCGCTTTTCGCTCGATGAAGCCCGGAGGCCTGTTCATCGACCATACGACGGTTTCGGCGCGGATCGCGCGGCAATTGTTCGTGGAGGGCGAAAGCCGGGGGCTGCATTGCGTCGACGCGCCGGTGACAGGCGGTCAGGCTGGTGCGGAAAAAGGCCGGCTTGCGGTGATGTGCGGCGGCAGCGAACCCGCAGTCGCGGCGGCGAAGATCGTGATGCAGGCCTATGCACCGCGCATCGTCCATGTCGGGCGCGCGGGCGCGGGCCAGACCGCCAAGATGGTGAACCAGATCTGCATCGCGGGCGTGGTGCAGAGCCTCGCTGAAGCTTTGCGCTTTGCGCAGGCCGCGGAACTGGATCTGGACAAGGTATTCGATGCGATCTCCGGCGGCGCGGCGCAAAGCTGGCAGATGGATAATTATTGGAAGACGATGGCGGCGGACAGCTTCGATTTCGGTTTCGCGGTCGACTGGATGCGCAAGGATCTGGGACTGGCTCTGGAAGAAGCGCGGGCCAATGGCGCGACCTTGCCGGTGACGGCGCTGATCGATCAATTCTACGCCGATGTGCAGGCGATGGGCGGCCATCGGCAGGATACCAGCGCTATCGTGCGGCGGATCACGCGGGCATGA
- a CDS encoding sensor domain-containing protein, producing the protein MDRFADRRFAEFRSELARDGLEWDALHYRNELLFSPVFQRVSPPLIRWIADYRGRILSREIASDLFARHFSSDMIGNGWRAMLDRRDCMALADAARRSNRPGPVPVRMRTISGETRPGIVRMTLVAEPDEAPLWYGTVEDIDERYDRDSRALADALAESRQHYRWSVELSPQVPWTAAPNGAIEEVGPRWQDLTGIPPAQARGVGWIDSLHPDDVERTLAVWTEKLRTGDSVDVDYRLRLADGGHRWMRSRASARRDAKGRIVRWYGTLEDIHAQKLAQRELANSEERFRLAVQSARLGIWDFDAVAGTRTWSREFRSMLGLSDTEPATSELALRLVHPEDRPRLAEMLDAVANERMPPHFEASLRVYRADTGALRWIKSVGWSSFSESGRPLRVIVTFQDVTEERNSEERIRWAATHDPMTHMPNRALWQATLEDMTEQAHRTGVSFGLILVDIDDLKRTNDMLGHDAGDALLCGFAQRFASCAPADAMVGRLGGDEFGMIAPSLASCAALMEWSAQLLGGVRAPYVHNGRSLDYGISMGGAVFGEHGDDAAELLKAADLALYASKSSGRGRLTLFQSQLRAEAQQRSSMIHMARQAIADDLVVPYYQPKADMKTGRILGYEALLRWQHPRTGIHAPDSIAAAFDNAEIAVELTEKMLAKVVRDVERWLRAGYDPGRVAINASAADFMQHDFAGYVLDHLARCAIPPQQFEIEVTETVFLGRGAEQVEQALHRLSAAGVRIALDDFGTGYASLSHLKQYPVDVLKIDRSFISNIEQDAGDAVIVDAIVKLGSSLGMEVVAEGVETAGQVELLIARGCMIGQGYLMGRPRPWAAVRSQAA; encoded by the coding sequence ATGGACCGTTTTGCTGATCGCAGATTTGCGGAATTTCGCTCCGAACTGGCTCGGGACGGGCTGGAATGGGACGCGTTGCACTATCGTAATGAGTTGCTGTTCTCTCCGGTCTTCCAACGCGTCTCTCCGCCGCTGATTCGGTGGATCGCGGACTATCGCGGTCGCATATTGTCGCGAGAGATCGCTTCGGACCTGTTCGCCCGCCATTTTTCCTCCGACATGATCGGCAATGGCTGGCGCGCCATGCTGGACCGGCGTGACTGCATGGCGCTGGCCGATGCGGCGAGGCGGTCAAACCGGCCCGGTCCGGTTCCCGTCCGGATGCGCACCATATCGGGCGAGACGAGACCGGGGATCGTGCGCATGACGCTGGTCGCGGAACCCGATGAGGCGCCGCTGTGGTACGGCACGGTCGAGGACATCGATGAGCGTTATGACCGGGATAGCCGCGCATTGGCCGATGCGCTGGCGGAAAGCCGGCAACATTATCGCTGGTCGGTCGAGCTTAGTCCGCAGGTGCCCTGGACCGCAGCCCCCAACGGCGCGATCGAGGAGGTTGGCCCCCGCTGGCAGGATCTGACCGGCATCCCCCCGGCCCAGGCGCGTGGCGTGGGGTGGATCGATTCGCTCCACCCCGACGATGTCGAACGGACGCTGGCCGTCTGGACGGAAAAGCTCCGTACGGGGGATTCGGTGGATGTCGATTATCGGCTGCGCCTGGCCGATGGCGGTCATCGCTGGATGCGATCCCGGGCCTCGGCGCGGCGGGATGCGAAGGGCCGGATCGTGCGCTGGTATGGCACGCTGGAGGATATCCACGCACAGAAACTGGCGCAGCGCGAATTGGCGAATAGTGAGGAACGTTTCCGCCTGGCGGTGCAGTCGGCGCGCCTGGGCATATGGGATTTCGATGCGGTCGCTGGCACCCGGACCTGGTCGCGGGAATTCCGGTCGATGCTGGGCCTGTCCGACACGGAGCCGGCGACGAGCGAGCTGGCGTTGCGGCTGGTGCACCCGGAGGACCGGCCCCGCCTTGCCGAAATGCTCGACGCTGTGGCGAACGAGCGCATGCCGCCGCATTTCGAAGCGAGCCTCCGGGTATACAGGGCTGATACCGGCGCTTTGCGGTGGATCAAAAGCGTCGGATGGAGCAGCTTTTCCGAATCGGGCCGACCGCTGCGCGTCATCGTCACCTTCCAGGACGTCACGGAGGAAAGGAACAGCGAGGAACGCATCCGCTGGGCCGCGACTCATGATCCGATGACCCATATGCCCAATCGGGCGCTGTGGCAGGCGACGCTGGAGGACATGACGGAGCAGGCCCACCGGACCGGCGTAAGCTTCGGCTTGATCCTGGTCGATATCGACGATCTGAAGCGGACCAACGACATGCTCGGCCATGATGCGGGCGACGCGCTGCTGTGCGGGTTTGCGCAGCGCTTCGCTTCTTGCGCGCCTGCCGACGCGATGGTCGGGCGGCTTGGCGGCGATGAATTCGGCATGATCGCGCCTTCGCTCGCCAGTTGCGCGGCGCTCATGGAATGGAGCGCCCAGTTGCTGGGCGGTGTCCGGGCGCCCTATGTTCATAATGGCCGCTCGCTCGATTACGGCATCAGCATGGGCGGCGCGGTCTTTGGCGAACATGGCGACGACGCGGCCGAATTGCTGAAGGCGGCGGACCTGGCGCTTTATGCGTCCAAATCCTCGGGACGAGGACGGCTGACATTGTTCCAGTCGCAATTGCGCGCCGAAGCGCAGCAGCGCAGTTCGATGATCCACATGGCCCGGCAAGCCATAGCGGACGATCTGGTGGTGCCCTATTATCAGCCCAAGGCCGATATGAAGACGGGCCGGATATTGGGATATGAAGCGCTGCTGCGCTGGCAGCACCCCCGCACGGGCATCCATGCGCCCGACAGCATCGCAGCGGCATTCGACAATGCGGAAATCGCCGTCGAACTAACCGAAAAGATGCTGGCGAAGGTGGTCCGCGACGTCGAGCGGTGGTTACGGGCCGGCTATGATCCGGGCCGCGTCGCCATCAACGCTTCGGCCGCGGATTTCATGCAGCACGACTTTGCCGGCTATGTCCTCGACCATCTTGCCCGCTGCGCCATCCCGCCACAACAGTTCGAGATCGAGGTGACGGAGACGGTGTTTCTGGGCCGCGGGGCAGAACAGGTGGAGCAGGCGCTGCATCGCCTGTCGGCGGCGGGCGTGCGGATCGCGCTGGACGATTTCGGCACCGGCTATGCGTCGCTCAGCCATTTGAAGCAATATCCGGTCGATGTGCTGAAGATCGATCGCAGCTTCATCAGCAATATCGAACAGGATGCGGGGGATGCCGTCATCGTCGACGCCATCGTGAAGCTGGGCAGCAGCCTGGGCATGGAGGTCGTGGCCGAAGGCGTGGAAACGGCGGGACAGGTCGAATTGCTGATCGCGCGCGGTTGCATGATCGGTCAGGGCTATCTGATGGGCCGACCGCGTCCCTGGGCGGCGGTGCGATCGCAGGCCGCCTGA
- a CDS encoding threonine ammonia-lyase, with protein sequence MNTLTKIESATPLPISVDDILAARVRISGSVVHTPTLVSQTLSAMFGCKVYLKFENLQFTAAYKERGALNRLLQLDEKAKKKGIIAASAGNHAQGLAYHGKRLGVPVTIVMPTTTPTVKVTQTQGHGATVVQYGEKFDDAYAHARKLEVEQGLTFVHPFDEPDIMAGQGTVALEMLEDAPEIDTLIIPIGGGGLFSGVATAAKAMKPDIKIYGVQAELYPSMYDYIKGANLPCDGDTLAEGIAVKQPGELTRRFVERLADDVLLVSERHLEEAVSLLLQIEKTVVEGAGAAGLAALLTHGQEFAGRKVGLILTGGNIDTRLLANVLLRDLARSGRLARLRIILQDRPGALFHVARIFDQEAVNILELSHQRIFTNLPAKGLSLDVECETRDGAHLERLIAALRAVGYEVAPIEVA encoded by the coding sequence ATGAACACGCTGACCAAGATCGAGAGCGCCACGCCGCTACCCATTTCCGTCGATGACATATTGGCGGCGCGCGTGCGAATTTCGGGCTCGGTCGTGCATACGCCGACGCTGGTCAGTCAGACACTGTCGGCCATGTTCGGTTGCAAAGTGTATCTGAAGTTCGAAAATCTTCAGTTCACCGCCGCGTACAAGGAGCGCGGCGCGCTCAATCGCCTGCTTCAACTGGACGAGAAAGCGAAGAAGAAGGGCATCATCGCCGCCTCGGCCGGCAATCATGCGCAGGGTCTTGCCTATCATGGCAAGCGCCTGGGCGTGCCCGTCACCATCGTCATGCCCACCACCACCCCGACGGTGAAGGTGACGCAGACGCAAGGGCATGGCGCCACGGTCGTCCAATATGGCGAGAAATTCGACGATGCCTATGCCCATGCCCGCAAGCTGGAGGTGGAGCAGGGTCTGACCTTCGTCCATCCCTTTGACGAGCCGGACATCATGGCCGGGCAGGGCACAGTTGCGCTCGAAATGCTGGAGGACGCGCCGGAGATCGACACGCTGATCATCCCGATCGGCGGAGGCGGCCTGTTTTCGGGCGTGGCGACGGCGGCCAAGGCGATGAAGCCGGATATCAAGATCTATGGCGTGCAGGCGGAACTCTATCCGTCGATGTACGACTATATCAAGGGCGCCAACCTGCCTTGCGACGGCGATACGCTGGCGGAGGGCATCGCCGTCAAGCAGCCGGGCGAACTCACCCGCCGTTTCGTCGAGCGGCTGGCGGACGATGTGCTGCTGGTCAGCGAGCGCCATCTGGAGGAAGCGGTCAGCCTGCTGCTCCAGATCGAAAAGACGGTGGTGGAGGGCGCGGGCGCCGCAGGCCTTGCCGCGCTGTTGACGCATGGGCAGGAATTTGCCGGGCGCAAGGTCGGCCTGATCCTGACCGGCGGCAATATCGACACGCGCCTGCTGGCGAATGTGCTGCTGCGCGATCTGGCGCGTTCGGGCCGCCTGGCGCGGTTGCGGATCATCCTGCAGGATCGGCCGGGCGCGCTGTTCCATGTGGCGCGCATCTTCGACCAGGAAGCGGTCAACATTCTCGAACTGTCGCACCAGCGGATATTTACCAATCTGCCGGCCAAGGGTCTTAGCCTGGACGTCGAATGCGAGACGCGCGACGGCGCTCATCTGGAGCGCCTGATCGCGGCCTTGCGCGCGGTTGGATATGAGGTTGCGCCGATCGAAGTCGCCTGA
- a CDS encoding GAF domain-containing protein produces the protein MFDFAPPADADKATLYDDLLSAADALTAGEPDAIANMANISALIWQFLPNLNWAGFYRMVEDQLVLGPFQGKTACIRIPLGKGVCGTAAASGETQLVEDVHAFPGHIACDAASASEIVVPVIVGGRVAVVLDLDSPVPARFDDADKAGLETLVARIGSRLG, from the coding sequence ATGTTCGATTTCGCTCCTCCGGCCGACGCCGACAAAGCCACGCTCTATGACGATCTCCTTTCGGCCGCTGATGCGCTGACGGCGGGCGAGCCTGATGCCATCGCCAATATGGCCAATATCTCGGCTCTCATCTGGCAGTTTCTGCCGAACCTCAATTGGGCGGGCTTTTACCGGATGGTCGAGGATCAACTGGTTCTCGGCCCTTTTCAGGGCAAGACGGCCTGCATCCGCATTCCGCTGGGCAAAGGCGTGTGCGGCACGGCGGCGGCCAGCGGCGAGACGCAACTGGTCGAGGATGTCCACGCCTTCCCCGGCCATATCGCCTGCGATGCGGCCAGCGCTTCGGAGATCGTCGTGCCGGTGATCGTGGGCGGCCGCGTCGCGGTGGTACTCGACCTCGACAGCCCCGTTCCCGCGCGTTTCGACGATGCCGACAAGGCGGGACTGGAAACGCTGGTAGCCCGAATCGGATCGCGCCTGGGCTGA
- a CDS encoding RluA family pseudouridine synthase has translation MSLLHDRVLFIDGEAIILDKPAGLPVDAPRDGSLSLENHLSSLTFGFQRWPLPVHRLDRDTSGCLLLARNPKAHKRFAAAFEAGTVAKRYVAVVDGVPAEDSGTIELAIKKVSTQAQGWRMIPAKAGKAALTEWRKIAEKDGRALIVFTPRTGRTHQIRTHALHGLGFGIAGDPVYGTSSGPMLLHSRFLSIPRGEKAPAEATAPLPETFAAAGFGQELLEQAGL, from the coding sequence TTGTCCCTGCTTCACGACCGAGTCCTGTTTATCGATGGCGAGGCCATCATCCTCGACAAGCCCGCCGGCCTGCCGGTCGACGCGCCGCGCGACGGGTCGCTTTCCCTGGAAAACCACCTCTCCTCGCTGACCTTCGGCTTCCAGCGCTGGCCGCTGCCGGTCCATCGGCTGGACCGGGACACCAGCGGCTGCCTGTTGCTCGCCCGCAATCCCAAGGCGCACAAGCGCTTCGCCGCCGCTTTCGAGGCAGGGACGGTCGCAAAGCGCTATGTCGCCGTGGTGGACGGCGTTCCGGCGGAGGACAGCGGCACCATCGAGCTCGCGATCAAGAAAGTCAGCACGCAAGCGCAGGGCTGGCGGATGATCCCGGCCAAGGCGGGCAAGGCCGCGCTCACCGAATGGCGCAAGATCGCGGAAAAGGATGGCCGGGCACTGATCGTCTTCACCCCGCGCACGGGACGGACCCACCAAATCCGCACCCACGCGCTGCATGGCCTGGGCTTTGGCATTGCGGGCGATCCGGTCTATGGGACCAGCAGCGGACCCATGCTGTTGCACAGCCGTTTTCTCAGCATCCCGCGCGGGGAGAAAGCGCCCGCGGAGGCGACCGCTCCCCTGCCGGAGACCTTTGCGGCGGCAGGTTTCGGGCAGGAGCTGCTCGAACAGGCGGGACTGTAA
- a CDS encoding arginyltransferase produces the protein MSAPFRFPRFFVTNPSPCPYLPGKSERKVFTELSGDNASELNDALGRIGFRRSQNVAYRPSCADCSACVSVRVVAGEFEPNATQRKLLRKNEDLVITACKPWSTEEQFALLQRYLRARHPGGGMTEMDEMDFADMVEQTPVESHVVEYREPGEDGRPGKLIGACLTDRQGDGLSMIYSFFDTELEHRKGLGNFIIMDHILRAAKAGLSYVYLGYWVEGSQRMQYKIRYRPLERLSRNGWTRFDPQEQAQAVREAESRDEPALPRELAAIFRK, from the coding sequence GTGAGTGCGCCTTTCCGCTTTCCGCGTTTCTTTGTGACAAACCCCAGCCCTTGCCCCTATTTGCCGGGCAAGAGCGAGCGGAAGGTGTTCACCGAACTTAGCGGCGACAATGCTTCGGAGCTGAATGACGCCCTTGGCCGCATCGGCTTCCGGCGTAGCCAGAATGTCGCCTATCGGCCAAGCTGCGCGGATTGCTCCGCCTGCGTGTCGGTGCGCGTCGTCGCGGGCGAGTTCGAACCCAATGCGACCCAGCGCAAATTGCTGCGCAAGAATGAAGACCTCGTCATCACCGCCTGCAAGCCCTGGTCGACCGAGGAGCAGTTCGCGCTGTTGCAGCGCTATTTGCGCGCCCGTCACCCCGGCGGCGGCATGACCGAAATGGACGAGATGGACTTTGCCGACATGGTCGAACAGACCCCGGTGGAAAGCCATGTCGTCGAATATCGCGAACCGGGCGAGGATGGCCGCCCCGGTAAGCTGATCGGTGCCTGCCTGACCGACCGGCAGGGGGATGGCCTCTCGATGATCTACAGCTTCTTCGATACGGAACTGGAGCATCGCAAGGGGCTGGGCAATTTCATCATCATGGATCATATCCTGCGCGCGGCGAAGGCCGGGCTGTCCTATGTCTATCTCGGCTATTGGGTCGAGGGATCGCAGCGGATGCAGTACAAGATTCGCTATCGACCGCTCGAAAGGCTGAGCCGCAACGGCTGGACCCGTTTCGACCCGCAGGAACAGGCGCAGGCCGTGCGGGAGGCGGAAAGCCGCGATGAGCCCGCGCTGCCACGCGAACTGGCGGCGATCTTCCGCAAATAA
- a CDS encoding RcnB family protein, translated as MHIRSTILAGAVLTIGMTTPVFANGPAMGNSMAARPAMPHSGTTVRRWGPSHHGRWYAGWYAPGGWAAYRRPAVGYVLPRYWVGPAYHIRNYGMYGLPAPASGYGWSRYYDDAVMTDRDGRVHDHRSDVDWQDRSDDAPPPPGLRYDDEVTAPDEAPPPPLGYEGRWSGTWRDKDGKTFSGDYEGRFEGHVNGGPGVDFDPPPYAAAPHPIRRPGAPGEPVVTTTQTPGFIADGYYYPGATTTTVVIQPAVTTTRTYVTEVPARRRKAR; from the coding sequence ATGCATATCCGGAGCACCATCCTGGCAGGCGCCGTCCTGACGATCGGGATGACGACGCCCGTTTTTGCGAACGGTCCGGCCATGGGGAACAGCATGGCCGCACGACCCGCAATGCCGCATTCGGGAACGACCGTTCGCCGCTGGGGGCCGAGCCATCATGGCCGCTGGTATGCGGGCTGGTATGCGCCCGGCGGCTGGGCGGCCTATCGTCGGCCGGCGGTCGGCTATGTGCTGCCCCGCTACTGGGTCGGCCCCGCTTATCATATCCGCAATTACGGCATGTATGGCCTGCCCGCCCCGGCAAGCGGCTATGGCTGGTCGCGCTATTATGACGATGCGGTGATGACCGACCGCGATGGCCGCGTGCACGACCATCGCAGCGACGTCGACTGGCAGGATCGAAGCGACGATGCGCCGCCTCCACCCGGCTTGCGCTATGATGACGAAGTCACCGCGCCGGACGAAGCTCCTCCACCGCCACTGGGCTATGAGGGCCGCTGGAGCGGCACCTGGCGCGACAAGGACGGAAAGACCTTTAGCGGCGATTATGAAGGCCGCTTCGAAGGCCATGTCAACGGCGGTCCCGGCGTCGATTTCGACCCGCCGCCCTATGCCGCCGCACCGCATCCGATACGCCGCCCCGGCGCTCCGGGAGAACCCGTGGTCACGACGACGCAGACTCCCGGATTCATAGCGGACGGCTATTATTATCCGGGCGCGACCACCACGACCGTCGTGATCCAGCCGGCCGTCACGACCACCCGAACCTATGTGACGGAGGTTCCCGCGCGCAGGCGAAAGGCCCGCTAG
- the arfB gene encoding alternative ribosome rescue aminoacyl-tRNA hydrolase ArfB, translating into MALIPVTRSIAIDTDELSETFVRSTGAGGQHVNTTDSAVQLRFDVANSLSLPEAVKRRLAVIAGRRMTAEGVLILRSEGSRSQLLNRQEVLARLVELIREATIVPKARKATKPGKAAKARRVDAKKARSSVKAGRGKVRFD; encoded by the coding sequence TTGGCCCTCATCCCCGTCACCCGGTCGATCGCCATCGACACTGACGAACTGTCGGAAACATTCGTCCGCTCGACCGGCGCCGGGGGCCAGCATGTCAACACCACCGACAGCGCCGTGCAGTTGCGCTTCGACGTGGCGAACAGCCTCTCCCTGCCCGAAGCGGTGAAACGCCGGCTGGCAGTGATCGCCGGGCGGCGGATGACGGCGGAAGGCGTGCTGATCCTCCGTTCCGAAGGCTCCCGGTCGCAGCTCCTGAACCGGCAGGAGGTGCTGGCCCGGCTGGTCGAGCTGATCCGGGAAGCGACCATAGTGCCCAAGGCCCGCAAGGCGACCAAGCCCGGCAAGGCCGCCAAGGCCCGCCGGGTCGACGCCAAGAAAGCGCGCAGTTCGGTCAAGGCCGGGCGCGGCAAGGTTCGGTTCGATTAG